Genomic window (Streptomyces liliiviolaceus):
GGCGAGGCGGGACAGACCGCCGAGACGATCGCCTTCCTGGCATCTCCTGCCGCCGACTACATCAACGCCACGGTCATCCGCACCGACGGAGGAATGAGGTACTGATGAACCCCGACTCCAACGCCAACTCCGACCTCGACCCCGGCGCCGGCAACGGTCACTCCTCGCACATCCTGATCCCCGCGCCCGTCGGGATCGTGCGGCAGATCCTGCTGGAACCCACGGCCCTGGCCGAGTGGAACCCTGCCTTCCTCTCGGTCAAGGGACCCTCGGAGGCGCTCACCGGCCGTCGCTACCCGCTCGTCGCCCGTGGCGCCCTGCGCGGCCACTGGGAGTACGTCAGCATCGGCGAGACCCTCGTCGAGGGCCGGTGGGAGGTGCCCGGCCTGGCCGAGACCAACAGCTGGAGCCTGCTGCCGCACGGCGAGGGCACCCACGTCACCCACTCCTTCACGCACCGGGGCGGCCTCGCCGCCCTGCTGCGGCCGGCGTTCGCCGGGGTCGCCGACCTCCGACTCGACCGGCTGTCCGGGCGGGCCGCGCAACGTGCCCTGGCCCAGGTGTCCTGACATGGCCGCCGGCACAGCAACACCCGCTGCCGCGCCGCCGGTCGAGAACACGGCACGGGCCGTCCCGCCCGTGCCACCCGCCCGCGCCGACTGCTGGGCGCGGCCGACTCCGCTGCACCTGGCCCGTCCGGACGGCGAGTACGCCGAGGACCACATCCTGCGTGGCCTCGACTGAACCGGCCGTCGAACCGGCCGCCCACCCCCCATACGTGACGGGCCCGGCGAAAATCCCCCGCACCGGGCCCGTCACCTCCCCCCGTCCCGTACTCCCACTCCGTCCCGTACTCCCACCCAGTACCGCACCCCCACCCATTCCCGACC
Coding sequences:
- a CDS encoding SRPBCC family protein, which encodes MNPDSNANSDLDPGAGNGHSSHILIPAPVGIVRQILLEPTALAEWNPAFLSVKGPSEALTGRRYPLVARGALRGHWEYVSIGETLVEGRWEVPGLAETNSWSLLPHGEGTHVTHSFTHRGGLAALLRPAFAGVADLRLDRLSGRAAQRALAQVS